One Vibrio sp. CDRSL-10 TSBA genomic region harbors:
- a CDS encoding autotransporter-associated beta strand repeat-containing protein, which yields MATRFPYLSDAQRRAVLATTEIDSNYPVINQSRGWGRLDLVMAADGYGAFNGDVTVVMDAADEGFSAQDTWGNDISGHGLLTKQGSGSLTLQGNNSFSGGVVLQSGELIAASSSATGTGTLYQQDGVLSVSIEAGNNDAAAGSLNVSDFVQDGGTLALNLVNNAQVQADKTIYLSGADLQLTVPVLSAATTYMLLSADYLQGQFDNVSATDANGTTYTAQLIYSETGVSVTITPAV from the coding sequence TTGGCGACACGCTTCCCTTACCTGAGCGATGCGCAGCGCCGCGCGGTGCTGGCCACGACGGAAATTGATTCAAATTATCCGGTCATCAACCAATCTCGTGGCTGGGGACGTCTGGATCTGGTTATGGCAGCCGATGGCTATGGCGCATTCAATGGTGATGTCACTGTGGTCATGGACGCCGCAGACGAAGGATTCAGTGCTCAGGATACCTGGGGTAACGACATTTCCGGTCATGGTCTGCTGACCAAGCAAGGCAGTGGCTCACTGACCTTGCAAGGCAACAACAGCTTCAGCGGCGGCGTTGTACTGCAAAGCGGTGAACTGATTGCGGCATCGTCTTCTGCAACCGGGACAGGCACGCTTTATCAGCAGGATGGTGTACTTTCTGTGTCAATCGAAGCCGGAAACAACGACGCGGCGGCGGGCAGTCTCAATGTCTCGGACTTTGTACAAGATGGCGGGACTCTGGCACTGAACCTGGTCAATAACGCTCAGGTTCAGGCTGACAAGACCATCTATCTGAGCGGTGCTGATCTGCAACTGACTGTGCCAGTGTTATCCGCTGCGACAACTTACATGCTGTTGAGTGCAGACTATCTGCAGGGTCAGTTTGACAACGTGAGCGCAACTGACGCGAACGGCACCACGTACACGGCGCAGCTGATATACAGCGAAACCGGCGTCAGCGTGACCATTACACCCGCAGTATAA
- a CDS encoding SDR family NAD(P)-dependent oxidoreductase has translation MSKVAFITGATSGFGRAAARKFASQGWSVVITGRREERLQALSDELAALAPVHYQVLDVRNNEEVVQMVQSLPEAFKNITCLVNNAGLALAPQPSQTVDINDWHTMIDTNITGLVNVTHALLPTLIETGSGASIINVGSIAGQWPYPGSHVYGASKAFVKQFSYNLRCDLQGTGVRVTDLAPGIAETEFTLVRTKGDQAASDALYEGTRALEAEDIAETMFYLATLPPHINVNRMEVMPTDQAWSPFAIHREN, from the coding sequence ATGTCGAAAGTTGCATTTATTACCGGCGCAACATCAGGTTTTGGCCGCGCTGCGGCGCGAAAGTTTGCCTCACAAGGATGGTCGGTAGTGATTACCGGGCGGCGAGAAGAGCGACTGCAGGCATTGAGTGACGAGTTAGCTGCACTGGCCCCGGTGCATTATCAGGTACTGGATGTCAGAAACAACGAAGAAGTGGTGCAGATGGTGCAATCCCTGCCTGAGGCATTTAAAAACATCACTTGTCTGGTCAACAATGCCGGTCTGGCTCTGGCTCCGCAGCCGTCGCAGACAGTGGATATCAATGACTGGCACACTATGATTGATACCAATATTACGGGGCTGGTCAATGTCACGCACGCTCTTCTGCCGACTTTGATTGAAACCGGTAGCGGCGCGTCCATCATCAATGTCGGTTCGATTGCCGGCCAGTGGCCGTATCCGGGCAGCCATGTTTACGGCGCGAGCAAAGCGTTTGTGAAACAGTTCAGCTATAACCTGCGCTGTGACTTGCAGGGCACGGGTGTGCGCGTGACCGATTTGGCGCCGGGCATTGCGGAAACCGAGTTTACCCTGGTGCGCACCAAGGGCGATCAGGCTGCATCGGATGCGCTGTATGAAGGCACCCGGGCTCTGGAAGCAGAGGACATTGCCGAAACCATGTTCTATCTCGCGACCTTACCGCCACACATCAACGTCAATCGCATGGAAGTGATGCCGACCGATCAGGCCTGGTCTCCGTTTGCGATTCATCGTGAAAACTGA
- a CDS encoding cytosine permease: MVLIIIATLSTNTAANVVSPTNDFQNIAPRYINHTKGVLLTGAVGIVLMSWELLKKMGWIESDVSVEAFISNWLLGYSSLLGPIAGIMIVDYFMIRKQQLNILALYQEHAYPAVNWAGFIAFLIPVGCTFLAISFDVMTWFYDYGWFTGAISGAVLYFVASKYLTAPLAKPFMPAGLNKA; this comes from the coding sequence ATGGTGCTGATTATCATCGCAACCTTGTCGACCAATACCGCGGCTAATGTGGTTTCACCGACCAACGATTTTCAGAATATTGCCCCGCGCTACATCAACCACACCAAAGGTGTCTTGCTGACCGGTGCGGTGGGTATTGTGCTGATGAGTTGGGAACTGCTGAAAAAAATGGGCTGGATTGAGTCAGATGTCAGCGTAGAAGCATTTATCTCTAACTGGTTGTTGGGTTACTCGAGCCTGCTGGGGCCGATTGCCGGGATCATGATTGTCGATTATTTCATGATTCGTAAGCAGCAGCTCAATATCCTGGCGCTGTATCAGGAGCATGCTTATCCGGCGGTGAACTGGGCTGGCTTTATCGCCTTTTTGATCCCGGTCGGGTGTACCTTCCTGGCAATTTCGTTTGATGTGATGACCTGGTTCTATGATTACGGTTGGTTTACCGGGGCTATCAGTGGTGCTGTGCTTTATTTCGTTGCCAGCAAGTATCTGACCGCACCACTGGCTAAACCGTTTATGCCAGCCGGTTTGAATAAAGCCTGA
- a CDS encoding cytosine permease: MQTQMKKVGDFYELEVGDDLLNSKNFNQDLAPTKIKERSWSQWNIAALWVGIAICVPTYTLGGILTAYFGLSVVEALLTIFIANIIVLIPLTLNAFAGTKYGLPFPVLLRSSFGIVGSNVPCLIRGFVACGWFGIQTMFGGLAIHLLLSEISTSWASLGGQGEVFGFFIFCLLNIGVVLKGANSIKWLETLSAPLLLIVSLGLLFWASDKVSYAELLSTPANRPPQDGVAKYFLSGLTAMVGFWATLSLNIPDFSRYARSQKDQIVGQVIGLPLTMFLFAALGVVLTAASQTLFGETISDPINLIAQIQSPFLGRCRHGADYHRNLVDQYRG; the protein is encoded by the coding sequence ATGCAAACGCAAATGAAGAAAGTGGGTGACTTCTATGAATTAGAAGTCGGGGACGATTTATTAAACAGTAAAAACTTTAATCAGGATTTAGCGCCAACTAAGATCAAAGAGCGCAGTTGGAGTCAGTGGAATATTGCGGCTCTGTGGGTGGGGATTGCGATTTGTGTGCCGACCTATACGCTGGGCGGGATACTAACCGCTTATTTTGGTCTGTCGGTGGTAGAGGCACTGCTGACTATTTTTATTGCCAATATTATCGTGTTGATCCCGCTGACGCTGAACGCGTTCGCCGGAACTAAATACGGATTACCTTTTCCGGTGCTGCTGCGTTCATCGTTCGGGATCGTGGGTTCGAACGTACCGTGTCTTATCCGCGGCTTTGTTGCCTGCGGCTGGTTTGGTATTCAGACCATGTTTGGCGGGCTGGCGATTCACCTTTTATTATCGGAAATTTCAACCAGCTGGGCCAGTCTGGGCGGTCAGGGTGAGGTATTTGGTTTCTTTATCTTTTGTCTGCTGAATATCGGTGTCGTACTCAAAGGCGCTAATTCCATTAAGTGGCTGGAAACCTTGTCGGCACCGCTGCTGCTGATTGTTTCGCTCGGACTGCTGTTCTGGGCCAGTGATAAGGTCTCTTATGCTGAATTACTGTCAACCCCGGCTAATCGCCCGCCGCAGGATGGTGTGGCAAAATATTTCTTGTCCGGTTTAACCGCTATGGTCGGCTTCTGGGCTACCTTGTCACTCAACATTCCTGATTTCAGCCGTTATGCCAGGTCGCAGAAAGATCAGATCGTTGGTCAGGTAATTGGCTTGCCACTGACCATGTTCCTGTTCGCAGCGCTGGGTGTGGTATTAACCGCGGCGTCGCAGACGCTGTTTGGTGAAACTATTTCAGACCCGATCAATTTGATCGCGCAAATCCAGAGTCCGTTTCTGGGTCGCTGTCGCCATGGTGCTGATTATCATCGCAACCTTGTCGACCAATACCGCGGCTAA
- a CDS encoding flavin reductase has translation MSEMSLDLVVSEPVSNEMNFTEFAQVADNGVQAFKDGMASLGSAVNVVTTIVDGQAAGFTATAVTSVTDTPPTLLVCLNRSSSVFEVFDQAQTLCVNTLAADQAQVSGLFAGKLSQQERFDSVAWQSFVTGAPVLAASSTAFDCKIASRATVGTHEVFFCEIVGIGAAQQVSNLVYFDRRYHKLT, from the coding sequence ATGAGTGAAATGAGTCTGGATTTAGTTGTCAGTGAACCGGTCAGTAATGAGATGAATTTTACCGAGTTTGCTCAGGTGGCAGATAACGGAGTGCAGGCCTTTAAAGATGGCATGGCAAGCCTGGGGTCTGCGGTTAATGTCGTCACCACAATCGTTGACGGGCAGGCCGCCGGATTTACCGCAACGGCGGTGACCAGTGTGACCGACACGCCACCGACGCTGTTGGTGTGTTTAAACCGATCTTCATCGGTGTTTGAGGTATTCGATCAAGCGCAAACCTTGTGCGTCAACACGTTAGCGGCGGACCAGGCGCAAGTGTCCGGCTTATTTGCCGGTAAGCTCAGCCAGCAGGAGCGCTTCGACAGCGTGGCATGGCAATCATTTGTCACCGGCGCGCCGGTGTTAGCGGCCAGCTCGACCGCATTTGACTGCAAAATTGCGTCGCGCGCGACGGTCGGCACGCACGAAGTGTTTTTCTGTGAAATTGTGGGTATTGGCGCTGCTCAGCAGGTCTCCAACCTGGTGTATTTTGATCGTCGCTATCACAAATTAACCTGA
- a CDS encoding malonic semialdehyde reductase has protein sequence MFVTSAEGKARLAPTLSKGNLDKTLSAPVTVIVAYDSQFYDALPALFPHGDAKSWFTSSEALAQETAMRNSSMQAGYMILAARAMGLDTGPLSGFDPQAVDETFFAGTSWKTNLMINIGYGDSSKLYGRLPRLTFEEACRYE, from the coding sequence GTGTTTGTCACTTCAGCAGAAGGGAAAGCCCGTTTGGCACCCACTTTATCCAAAGGCAATCTGGACAAAACCCTGTCTGCACCTGTAACTGTGATTGTCGCTTATGACAGTCAGTTTTACGATGCGCTGCCCGCACTGTTTCCGCACGGCGATGCGAAAAGCTGGTTCACGTCCAGTGAGGCGCTGGCCCAGGAAACCGCAATGCGCAACAGTTCAATGCAGGCGGGATATATGATTCTGGCCGCGCGTGCCATGGGGCTGGATACCGGTCCGCTGTCAGGTTTCGACCCGCAAGCGGTGGATGAAACCTTCTTTGCCGGCACCAGCTGGAAAACTAACCTGATGATCAATATTGGCTATGGCGACAGCAGCAAACTGTATGGTCGTTTACCGCGTTTAACTTTCGAGGAGGCATGCCGTTATGAGTGA
- the rutD gene encoding pyrimidine utilization protein D encodes MAIITLKLFCFHPVWAAPTTTGTVWSLSWQRASEWWCTTSFGTGNSDGAISEGYSVTDMAQEVNALLSTTKTQQVHFIGHALGGLIGLQLALDAPQKVASLLLINSWEKTDDHTRLCFEIRKRLLQESGVEMFVKAQPLFLYPAQWIKQHAALLSEEAQKMIAAFADTTNLRRRIAAIEQFDLSGQLQNIGCPTGIIASRDDLLVPYSCSERLNQAIPDSSLYFMPYGGHACNITEPEEFTKILDHFYS; translated from the coding sequence ATGGCGATAATCACCCTGAAACTGTTTTGCTTTCATCCGGTCTGGGCGGCTCCCACCACTACTGGGACAGTCTGGTCCCTGAGCTGGCAACGCGCTTCAGAGTGGTGGTGTACGACCAGTTTCGGAACCGGCAACAGCGATGGTGCGATTAGTGAGGGTTACAGTGTCACGGATATGGCGCAGGAAGTGAATGCGTTGCTAAGCACCACTAAAACGCAGCAAGTACATTTCATTGGTCATGCATTAGGCGGTTTGATCGGCTTGCAACTGGCGCTCGATGCCCCGCAGAAAGTGGCCAGTCTGCTGCTGATCAACAGTTGGGAGAAAACCGATGACCATACCCGGCTCTGCTTTGAGATCAGAAAGCGCTTATTGCAGGAGTCCGGAGTCGAGATGTTCGTCAAAGCCCAGCCGCTGTTTTTATACCCGGCGCAATGGATCAAACAGCATGCTGCACTACTGAGTGAAGAGGCGCAAAAAATGATTGCTGCCTTTGCCGATACAACAAATTTGCGCAGACGTATTGCGGCCATCGAGCAATTTGATCTCTCCGGGCAGTTGCAGAATATAGGTTGTCCGACCGGTATTATTGCCAGTCGTGATGACTTATTAGTGCCTTATTCATGTTCGGAGCGATTAAATCAGGCCATACCCGATTCATCGTTATATTTTATGCCGTATGGCGGGCATGCCTGCAATATTACTGAACCGGAAGAATTCACAAAGATACTCGATCATTTTTACAGCTAA
- the rutC gene encoding pyrimidine utilization protein C — translation MPKQIVVPEGTGTPLAPYSPGTQADGVVYVSGTLPFDHDNNVVFPGDAAAQTRHVLNTIKDVVEEAGGTMADVTFNMIMIRDWKDYAMINAVYADFFPGDKPARYCIQCGLVKEEALIEIASIAHVGQA, via the coding sequence ATGCCTAAACAAATCGTTGTCCCTGAAGGAACCGGTACACCTCTTGCCCCGTATTCCCCGGGTACTCAAGCCGATGGAGTGGTGTATGTGTCCGGCACACTGCCGTTCGACCACGACAACAATGTGGTGTTTCCCGGTGATGCGGCGGCGCAGACCCGTCATGTCCTCAACACCATTAAAGATGTGGTGGAAGAAGCCGGCGGCACCATGGCTGATGTGACTTTCAACATGATTATGATCCGGGACTGGAAGGACTACGCAATGATTAATGCGGTGTACGCGGATTTCTTCCCGGGCGATAAACCGGCGCGTTATTGCATTCAGTGTGGTCTGGTGAAAGAAGAAGCCTTGATCGAGATTGCTTCGATTGCCCATGTTGGCCAGGCGTAA
- the rutB gene encoding pyrimidine utilization protein B, which yields MSHDAISGYTLNHSDSPLVVKAEPEALAIKPSETALIVVDMQNAYASQQGYLDLAGFDVSATGPVIENINRAIALSRQAGMQIVFLQNGWDADYVEAGGAGSPNWHKSNALKTMRSKPELSGQFLAKGGWDYALVDEIVPQEGDWVIPKTRYSGFFNTNLDTMLRARGIRNLVFTGIATNVCVESTLRDGFHLEYFGLVLSDATHPAGPMAAHEAALFNIRTFFGWVSNLEDYAQALANK from the coding sequence ATGAGTCACGACGCGATTTCCGGCTACACACTAAATCACAGCGATTCCCCTTTGGTGGTCAAAGCCGAGCCTGAAGCCTTAGCGATTAAACCGAGTGAAACTGCGCTGATTGTGGTGGATATGCAAAACGCCTATGCCAGCCAGCAAGGCTATCTCGATCTGGCCGGATTTGATGTTTCCGCCACCGGCCCGGTGATTGAAAACATTAACCGTGCGATTGCGTTGTCCCGTCAGGCAGGGATGCAGATCGTGTTTCTGCAAAATGGCTGGGATGCCGATTATGTTGAAGCGGGTGGCGCAGGTTCACCGAACTGGCATAAATCCAATGCGCTGAAAACCATGCGCAGTAAGCCGGAGTTATCCGGCCAGTTTCTGGCCAAAGGTGGTTGGGATTATGCCCTGGTGGATGAGATTGTTCCGCAAGAAGGAGACTGGGTAATCCCTAAAACGCGTTACAGCGGTTTCTTTAATACTAACCTCGACACCATGCTGCGCGCACGTGGGATCCGTAACTTAGTGTTTACCGGTATCGCCACCAACGTGTGTGTTGAATCGACCCTGCGCGACGGCTTTCATCTCGAATATTTCGGCCTGGTTTTATCGGATGCGACGCATCCGGCAGGCCCGATGGCAGCGCATGAAGCTGCGCTGTTCAATATCCGTACTTTTTTTGGCTGGGTTTCCAATCTGGAAGATTACGCCCAGGCTCTGGCAAATAAATAA
- the rutA gene encoding pyrimidine utilization protein A, with product MQIGVFIPIGNNGWLISENAPQYMPTFELNKEIVLRAEHYGLDFALSMIKLRGFGGKTEFWEHNLESFTLMAGLAAVTSKIKLFATAATLTLPPAITARMASTIDSISNGRFGVNLVTGWQKPEYTQMGLWPGDEFFASRYDYLSEYAQVLRDLWDEGVSDLKGDYFTMQDCRLSPRPQDTMKIICAGSSDAGMAFSAQYADHNFVFGKGVNTPKAFAPAADRLLEATQKTQRDVSSFVLFMVIADESDEAARAKWESYKEGKDVEALKWLGDQAAKDTTSGSDTNVRQMSDPTSAVNINMGTLVGSYENVARMLDEVAEVEGTGGVLLTFDDFISGVTAFGERIQPLMKTRQHIGYQGEYAA from the coding sequence ATGCAGATTGGAGTATTCATTCCCATTGGCAATAACGGCTGGCTGATTTCAGAAAATGCCCCGCAATACATGCCAACCTTCGAGTTGAACAAAGAGATTGTGCTGCGCGCGGAACATTACGGATTAGATTTCGCGTTATCCATGATTAAGTTACGCGGTTTTGGCGGCAAAACTGAGTTCTGGGAACACAACCTGGAATCTTTCACCCTGATGGCTGGTCTGGCGGCCGTGACCTCAAAAATTAAGCTGTTCGCAACCGCGGCGACTTTAACCCTGCCACCAGCGATTACCGCGCGTATGGCATCGACGATTGATTCCATTTCCAACGGCCGTTTTGGCGTCAACCTGGTCACAGGTTGGCAAAAGCCGGAGTACACCCAGATGGGGCTATGGCCGGGCGATGAGTTTTTCGCGTCGCGCTATGACTATCTATCTGAATACGCTCAGGTATTGCGTGATTTGTGGGACGAAGGGGTTTCTGATCTGAAAGGTGATTACTTCACCATGCAAGATTGTCGTTTGAGCCCGCGTCCGCAGGACACGATGAAAATTATCTGTGCCGGTTCCAGTGATGCCGGGATGGCATTTTCGGCCCAATACGCCGATCACAACTTTGTGTTTGGCAAAGGTGTGAATACGCCGAAAGCCTTCGCGCCGGCCGCTGATCGCCTGCTTGAAGCGACGCAAAAAACGCAGCGTGACGTGAGCTCATTTGTGCTGTTTATGGTCATCGCTGATGAAAGCGATGAAGCCGCCCGGGCGAAATGGGAAAGCTATAAAGAAGGTAAAGACGTCGAAGCGCTCAAGTGGCTCGGTGACCAGGCGGCCAAAGACACCACCTCTGGTTCGGATACCAACGTGCGCCAGATGTCGGATCCGACCTCAGCGGTCAATATCAACATGGGCACGCTGGTGGGCTCTTACGAAAACGTGGCCAGGATGCTGGATGAAGTGGCCGAAGTCGAAGGTACCGGCGGTGTGCTGCTGACATTCGATGACTTTATCAGCGGCGTGACCGCTTTTGGTGAGCGTATTCAGCCGCTGATGAAAACCCGTCAACACATTGGTTATCAGGGAGAGTACGCAGCATGA
- a CDS encoding TetR family transcriptional regulator C-terminal domain-containing protein: MVRENISLKGAKVEGLKKTRTNVEPGTRRRKKFADKRQFILETALSVFSKFGFHGTTMEQIATAADISKTNLFYYFKSKEALYLTILENILNDWLAPIGSFEEPDDPKTALEKYIRLKLELSRDQPQASRLFCLEIIQGAPILKNYLSGPLKQIMSEKSKVIEQWISQGKLKPIETRSTDLYYLVYDPALR, from the coding sequence ATGGTTAGAGAAAATATTTCGTTAAAGGGAGCTAAGGTCGAGGGCCTGAAGAAAACACGCACTAATGTCGAGCCCGGTACCCGGCGGCGTAAAAAGTTTGCGGACAAAAGACAATTTATTCTTGAAACCGCATTGTCTGTATTCTCAAAGTTTGGCTTTCATGGCACGACCATGGAGCAGATTGCCACGGCCGCAGATATTTCCAAAACCAACCTGTTTTACTATTTCAAAAGTAAAGAGGCACTCTATCTGACCATTCTGGAGAATATTCTCAATGACTGGCTGGCGCCAATTGGCAGTTTTGAAGAGCCGGATGATCCCAAAACCGCTCTGGAAAAGTACATTCGTCTTAAGCTGGAGTTATCGCGCGATCAACCTCAGGCTTCGCGTCTGTTCTGCCTGGAAATCATCCAGGGTGCACCGATCCTGAAAAATTATCTCTCCGGTCCGCTTAAACAGATCATGAGCGAAAAGTCGAAAGTGATTGAGCAGTGGATAAGCCAAGGCAAACTAAAGCCCATCGAAACCCGCTCAACTGATCTTTATTATCTGGTCTACGACCCAGCACTACGCTGA
- a CDS encoding MarR family transcriptional regulator has product MKSSPLEHHVAYLTQCMRENITQELEKQGVDLPFFQGLALHYIATHVPCTAHDVAMAIKKDKAQITRLINELIKQGLVDRMKNPHDKRELILSLTDSGQALALQIKEARRAVSTRMTEGLDYEQQAQMKQWLVMMTANLTRSD; this is encoded by the coding sequence ATGAAAAGTAGTCCTTTAGAGCATCATGTCGCTTACCTGACTCAGTGCATGCGTGAAAATATTACCCAGGAGCTAGAAAAGCAGGGAGTAGACCTGCCGTTTTTTCAGGGTTTGGCTTTGCATTACATTGCGACTCATGTGCCGTGCACCGCGCATGATGTGGCCATGGCGATTAAAAAAGATAAGGCGCAGATTACTCGTTTGATCAATGAGCTGATCAAGCAAGGTTTGGTAGATCGGATGAAAAATCCGCACGACAAACGTGAATTGATACTGTCGCTGACCGATTCGGGTCAGGCGCTGGCACTGCAGATAAAAGAGGCGCGCCGCGCGGTATCGACGCGAATGACCGAGGGGCTGGATTATGAGCAGCAAGCGCAGATGAAGCAGTGGCTGGTGATGATGACTGCAAACCTGACGCGTTCCGACTGA
- a CDS encoding DUF2798 domain-containing protein: MNLKKLAITLPAPVCIVASISAFITYINHGLSAEFASQWLKSFLFSLVVILPIAGLLIMKLAQLVERRLPHIQPLSRKLILCGLIALSLESIISLMSVLSTSQADSASQFIAFWALTLLKALPLGYLIAMIMVFIVRPKIQRALAAA; the protein is encoded by the coding sequence ATGAATCTAAAAAAACTGGCTATCACCTTGCCTGCTCCTGTCTGTATTGTGGCGAGCATCTCAGCTTTCATTACCTACATTAACCACGGCCTGAGTGCTGAATTCGCTAGCCAATGGCTGAAGTCATTCTTATTCTCTCTGGTCGTGATCCTGCCGATTGCCGGCTTGCTGATCATGAAACTGGCGCAGTTGGTTGAACGCCGTCTGCCTCATATTCAGCCGTTAAGCCGCAAACTGATTTTATGTGGTTTGATTGCGCTGAGCCTGGAATCAATCATCAGCCTGATGTCCGTGCTTTCCACTTCACAGGCAGACAGTGCCAGCCAGTTCATCGCTTTCTGGGCGCTGACTCTGCTCAAAGCTCTGCCACTGGGTTACCTGATTGCCATGATCATGGTCTTCATCGTACGTCCGAAAATTCAACGTGCGCTCGCTGCCGCCTGA
- a CDS encoding xylose isomerase gives MQMVVEHKHKIGFKGTILIEPKPQEPTKHQYDYDTATVYGFLKQFGLENEVKVNIEANHATLAGHSFQHEIATATSLGIFGSVDANRGDPQLGWDTDQFPNSVEENTLVMYEILKSGGFTTGGLNFDARLRRPSIDPEDLFYGHIGGMDTMALALKKAARMLEDDKLGKNIAQRYAGWNEPLGKAILSGDHNLETLAKYAVDNEIQPQRESGKQEYLENVVNRYIFD, from the coding sequence ATGCAAATGGTGGTTGAGCATAAACATAAAATTGGCTTCAAAGGCACGATTCTGATCGAACCTAAGCCGCAGGAACCGACCAAACACCAGTACGACTACGATACCGCTACTGTGTACGGTTTCCTGAAACAGTTTGGTCTGGAAAATGAAGTGAAGGTCAACATCGAAGCGAACCACGCTACACTGGCAGGCCATAGCTTCCAGCATGAAATTGCGACCGCAACATCTCTGGGTATCTTTGGTTCAGTCGATGCTAACCGTGGTGACCCACAACTGGGCTGGGATACCGACCAGTTCCCGAACAGTGTGGAAGAAAACACTCTGGTGATGTACGAAATTCTCAAATCAGGTGGCTTTACCACCGGTGGTCTGAACTTTGATGCACGTCTGCGCCGTCCGTCTATCGACCCTGAAGATCTGTTCTACGGTCATATCGGTGGTATGGATACCATGGCGCTGGCTCTGAAAAAAGCAGCTCGTATGCTGGAAGATGACAAACTGGGCAAAAATATCGCGCAACGTTACGCTGGCTGGAATGAGCCGCTGGGTAAAGCGATTCTGTCCGGCGATCACAATCTGGAAACTCTGGCAAAATACGCGGTCGATAATGAAATTCAGCCACAGCGTGAGTCCGGTAAACAAGAGTATCTGGAAAACGTGGTTAACCGATATATTTTCGATTAA
- a CDS encoding xylose isomerase has protein sequence MNDFFPNVDSIKFEGPESNNPLAFRHYNPDQMVMGKSMKDHLRFAACYWHNFVWPGSDVFGNGTFDRPWQKAGSEMELAMMKADVAFEFYKKLNVPFYCFHDVDVAPEGNSIKEYVNNFARMVDKLEAKQQESGVKLLWGTANAFSNPRYMAGAGTNPDPKVFAYAATQIFNAMNATQRLGGENYVLWGGREGYETLLNTDLRQETRTTGSPDANGG, from the coding sequence ATGAATGATTTTTTTCCTAATGTAGATTCCATAAAGTTTGAAGGCCCTGAATCCAATAACCCGCTGGCATTCCGTCATTACAATCCGGATCAGATGGTGATGGGCAAATCGATGAAAGACCATCTGCGGTTTGCCGCTTGTTACTGGCACAACTTTGTCTGGCCGGGCTCTGATGTATTTGGTAACGGTACCTTTGACCGCCCTTGGCAAAAAGCGGGCAGTGAGATGGAACTGGCAATGATGAAAGCCGACGTGGCGTTTGAATTTTACAAAAAACTTAACGTACCGTTTTACTGCTTCCACGATGTGGATGTAGCGCCGGAAGGCAACAGCATCAAAGAGTATGTGAATAACTTTGCCCGCATGGTCGATAAGCTGGAAGCCAAACAGCAGGAAAGTGGCGTCAAATTGTTGTGGGGTACGGCGAATGCTTTCTCTAACCCTCGCTACATGGCTGGTGCAGGCACTAACCCGGATCCGAAAGTATTTGCTTACGCGGCAACCCAAATCTTTAACGCGATGAATGCCACCCAGCGTCTGGGCGGCGAAAACTACGTGTTGTGGGGCGGCCGTGAAGGTTACGAAACTCTGCTTAATACTGATTTACGTCAGGAAACGCGAACAACTGGGTCGCCTGATGCAAATGGTGGTTGA
- a CDS encoding MFS transporter, with the protein MNNKVNVLRLTLVVALGGLLFGYDTAVISGATEALQSYFQLTPAELGFAASSALIGCVLGAIVAGDFSSRYGRRGALKIAALLFLISAVGSAIPESYWTFVIYRIIGGVGVGIASMVSPMYIAEVAPPKKRGGLVACNQFAIIFGMLVVYFVNYGIALIGTETWLNTTGWRYMFASEVIPAGLFPAAAVYCTGNATLAGDAGQKR; encoded by the coding sequence ATGAATAATAAAGTCAACGTGCTGCGCCTGACTCTGGTGGTAGCACTCGGTGGGCTCTTATTTGGTTATGACACTGCCGTCATATCAGGAGCAACCGAAGCACTACAATCCTATTTCCAACTGACTCCGGCCGAACTCGGTTTTGCCGCCTCTTCCGCTCTGATCGGCTGTGTACTGGGTGCCATTGTCGCCGGTGATTTCAGTAGCCGTTACGGCCGGCGTGGCGCACTGAAAATCGCTGCCTTGCTGTTTCTGATCTCAGCCGTCGGTTCAGCGATTCCGGAAAGCTACTGGACCTTCGTCATCTACCGTATTATCGGGGGTGTCGGTGTCGGTATCGCGTCCATGGTTTCGCCAATGTACATTGCGGAAGTCGCCCCGCCGAAAAAGCGTGGCGGACTGGTCGCCTGTAACCAGTTTGCGATCATCTTCGGCATGCTGGTGGTCTATTTCGTTAACTACGGTATCGCTCTGATTGGCACTGAAACCTGGCTTAATACCACCGGCTGGCGCTATATGTTTGCTTCTGAGGTGATTCCGGCGGGCCTGTTTCCTGCTGCTGCTGTTTACTGTACCGGAAACGCCACGCTGGCTGGCGATGCGGGGCAGAAACGATGA